A single window of Flavobacterium sp. 140616W15 DNA harbors:
- a CDS encoding dCMP deaminase family protein codes for MEKEKLNRYDKAYLRIAKEWSLLSYCKRKQVGAIIVKDRMIISDGYNGTPSGFGNCCEDEEGLTRWDVLHAEANAILKVARSTQSCEGATLYITLSPCKECSKLIHQSGIKRVVYQNGYRDDAGIEFLIKAGVEVEHIPVLEE; via the coding sequence ATGGAAAAAGAAAAATTAAATAGATACGACAAAGCATATTTGCGAATAGCAAAAGAATGGAGTCTGTTGTCATATTGCAAACGCAAGCAAGTTGGTGCAATTATCGTAAAAGACCGAATGATTATCTCAGATGGTTACAATGGTACACCATCTGGATTTGGGAATTGTTGCGAGGACGAAGAGGGGTTAACGCGCTGGGATGTTTTGCATGCTGAAGCTAATGCTATTTTAAAAGTAGCGCGATCAACTCAATCTTGCGAAGGAGCAACGTTGTACATAACGCTTTCGCCTTGTAAAGAATGTAGTAAGTTGATTCATCAATCGGGAATAAAAAGAGTAGTCTACCAAAACGGATATCGTGATGATGCCGGAATCGAGTTTTTAATAAAAGCAGGTGTAGAAGTAGAGCATATTCCTGTATTAGAAGAGTAG
- a CDS encoding peptidase domain-containing ABC transporter — translation MNLKHIQQTHTSQLDQSDCGVACLLSIIKLYNGNQSIEKLREISGTNKQGTTILGLYQAANKLGFNVEGCEADIQALIDHKQPVILHVLIENKLQHYVVCYEYNENKGFLIGDPAKGIYNLPTEELEKIWISKTCLTLEPNENFTTEKAEKNAQIKWFLNLLKEDYKLIWISVLLGVFIAGLGMSMALFSQKLIDDILPSHNIKKLISGISLLLILLLARVVITVLQEYFLLQQSKDFNNRINNSFFSSLLQLPKPFFDTRKIGELVARLNDTQRVQNVIKMLTSTLVIDVLVAIISLLFLFSYSWKLGLISLLSLPIYFFIIYRNNKKIIDSQKDVMQSYALNESNYINSIQGISTIKNDNKQPVFNKLNEQIFANFQEKKFNLGKINISLSWQSGLASVVFSISILIYNSIQVFNKEIKIGELMAILGIISSLLPSIANLALISIPINEAKIAFNRMYEFASIEKENEEGLEVFSIEKISIQNLSFRFAGRSELFHDVNIEMKKGEFIAIVGESGSGKSTLGQILQRFYNFENGNIILNNKYPLKEISIKYYRDLLAVIPQEITIFNGNVIDNILLGKEETPEGFMKFIEQYGFDFYFSQLPQGITTILGEEGINLSGGQKQIIALARALYKKPQLLILDEATAAMDRNTEQFTIDLLQKIKKECAVFFISHRLNILKNIADTIYILEDKTVSISGNHLELMGTKNFYSTYWENL, via the coding sequence ATGAATTTAAAACACATACAACAAACGCACACCTCACAATTAGACCAATCCGATTGTGGTGTAGCCTGTTTATTGTCAATAATAAAATTATATAACGGAAACCAGTCTATCGAAAAACTTCGAGAAATAAGTGGCACAAACAAACAAGGTACTACGATACTGGGCTTATACCAAGCCGCCAATAAATTAGGATTTAATGTCGAAGGCTGTGAAGCAGATATCCAAGCTCTTATTGACCACAAACAGCCTGTAATTTTGCATGTTTTAATCGAAAACAAACTACAACATTATGTAGTTTGTTATGAATATAATGAAAACAAGGGCTTCTTGATTGGAGATCCTGCAAAAGGAATTTATAATTTACCTACAGAAGAATTAGAGAAAATTTGGATTTCAAAAACTTGTTTAACGCTAGAACCAAACGAGAATTTTACAACCGAAAAAGCAGAAAAAAACGCTCAGATAAAATGGTTTTTAAATCTACTAAAGGAAGATTATAAACTTATTTGGATATCTGTTTTATTAGGTGTATTTATTGCTGGTTTAGGAATGTCTATGGCTTTATTTTCTCAAAAATTAATAGATGATATTTTACCTTCACATAATATCAAAAAGTTAATCTCAGGAATTTCTTTATTACTTATCTTGCTCTTAGCCAGAGTTGTAATAACTGTTCTACAAGAGTACTTTTTATTGCAACAGTCTAAAGATTTTAATAATCGAATAAACAATTCATTTTTCTCCTCTCTATTACAATTACCAAAACCCTTTTTTGATACTCGAAAAATAGGGGAACTTGTGGCAAGATTAAACGATACACAGCGTGTACAAAATGTAATAAAAATGCTCACAAGTACTTTAGTCATAGATGTTTTAGTAGCTATCATTTCATTACTATTTTTGTTTAGTTATTCTTGGAAATTGGGTTTGATTTCCTTGCTAAGTTTACCAATTTATTTTTTTATAATTTATCGAAACAATAAAAAAATAATAGATTCCCAGAAAGATGTCATGCAAAGCTATGCCCTAAACGAAAGCAATTATATCAATAGCATTCAAGGAATTTCAACTATAAAAAACGACAATAAACAACCTGTCTTTAATAAACTAAATGAACAGATTTTTGCTAATTTTCAAGAAAAAAAATTCAATCTGGGAAAAATAAATATCTCTTTATCATGGCAATCTGGCTTAGCTAGTGTTGTCTTTTCAATTAGTATTTTGATTTACAATTCTATACAGGTTTTTAATAAAGAAATAAAAATTGGTGAATTAATGGCTATTTTAGGTATCATAAGTTCTTTGTTACCCTCTATCGCTAATCTAGCATTAATATCAATCCCAATAAATGAGGCTAAGATTGCTTTTAATAGAATGTACGAATTTGCATCGATAGAAAAAGAAAATGAAGAAGGTTTGGAAGTTTTTTCAATTGAAAAAATTTCAATCCAAAATCTTTCTTTTCGCTTTGCAGGAAGAAGTGAACTTTTTCATGATGTAAACATAGAAATGAAAAAAGGCGAGTTTATTGCTATTGTTGGAGAAAGTGGAAGCGGAAAAAGTACTTTAGGTCAAATACTACAGCGCTTTTATAATTTTGAAAACGGAAATATCATACTAAACAATAAATACCCACTTAAAGAAATTAGTATTAAATACTATAGGGATTTATTGGCAGTAATCCCTCAAGAAATTACCATTTTTAACGGAAACGTTATTGATAACATTTTACTCGGTAAAGAAGAAACGCCAGAAGGCTTCATGAAGTTTATAGAACAATATGGTTTTGATTTCTATTTTAGCCAATTACCTCAAGGTATAACAACTATTCTTGGTGAAGAAGGTATCAATTTGTCTGGAGGTCAAAAACAGATTATAGCTTTGGCTAGAGCATTATACAAAAAGCCTCAATTGTTAATTCTTGATGAGGCTACTGCTGCAATGGACCGAAACACAGAACAATTTACTATAGATCTCTTGCAAAAAATTAAAAAAGAATGTGCTGTTTTTTTTATCTCACATCGTTTAAACATACTAAAAAATATAGCTGATACTATTTATATTTTAGAAGATAAAACAGTATCTATATCAGGAAATCATTTAGAGCTAATGGGAACTAAAAATTTTTATAGTACTTATTGGGAAAACTTGTAA
- a CDS encoding helix-turn-helix transcriptional regulator, whose amino-acid sequence MNVIIGNKLKKLRKSKDMSQEQVADYLHLSQSAYARIERGESSSWASYANKICELFKITPEELVTNDIRQDEETTNDLNETLIINQLSDKVVEQYEARIKELKKTIKDLKRKRKP is encoded by the coding sequence ATGAATGTAATTATAGGAAATAAGCTTAAAAAGTTGCGTAAAAGTAAGGATATGTCGCAAGAGCAAGTAGCAGATTATTTGCACTTATCCCAATCGGCTTATGCTAGGATTGAGAGAGGAGAGAGTAGTTCTTGGGCAAGTTATGCTAATAAAATATGTGAGCTTTTCAAGATAACCCCTGAAGAATTGGTGACAAATGATATACGACAAGATGAAGAAACTACTAATGATTTAAATGAAACGCTTATTATAAATCAATTGTCGGATAAAGTCGTAGAACAATATGAAGCGCGAATTAAAGAGTTGAAAAAAACAATTAAAGATTTAAAAAGAAAACGGAAACCATAA
- a CDS encoding twin-arginine translocase TatA/TatE family subunit, producing MGRLGTTEIILIIFAITLLFGGKKIPELMKGIGNGIKEFKKSSKEEDKKT from the coding sequence ATGGGAAGATTAGGAACTACAGAAATAATACTTATAATCTTTGCAATAACTTTATTGTTTGGCGGAAAAAAAATCCCTGAATTAATGAAAGGAATTGGAAATGGGATAAAAGAATTCAAAAAATCATCTAAAGAAGAAGACAAAAAAACATAG
- the fbp gene encoding class 1 fructose-bisphosphatase — protein sequence MEERNKTLGEFIIENQKAFQYSSGELSRIINSIRLAAKVVNYKVNKAGLVDIVGAAGEQNIQGEDQQKLDVYANEVFIQTLINREIVCGIASEENDDFITVQGSDNSHNNKYVVLMDPLDGSSNIDVNVSVGTIFSVYRRITPIGTPVTLEDFLQPGVNQVAAGYVIYGTSTMLVYTTGHGVNGFTLNPAIGTFYLSHPNMKYSKDGKIYSVNEGNYVHFPQGVKDYIKYCQHEEDDRPYTSRYIGSLVSDFHRNMIKGGIYLYPTSSKAPKGKLRLLYECNPMAFIAEQAGGKASDGFNRIMEVNPTELHQRVPFFCGSYNMVEKAEEFMLKAAK from the coding sequence ATGGAAGAACGCAATAAAACACTAGGAGAGTTTATTATTGAGAACCAAAAAGCATTTCAGTATTCGTCGGGAGAGCTTTCCCGAATTATCAACTCTATACGATTGGCGGCCAAAGTCGTTAATTATAAAGTAAACAAAGCTGGTTTAGTTGACATCGTTGGCGCAGCTGGAGAGCAAAACATACAAGGAGAAGATCAGCAAAAATTGGATGTGTATGCAAATGAAGTTTTTATTCAAACTTTAATCAATCGTGAGATTGTTTGCGGAATTGCTTCAGAAGAGAATGATGATTTTATTACTGTTCAGGGGAGTGATAACAGTCATAATAATAAATATGTGGTTTTGATGGATCCGCTTGATGGATCTTCTAATATTGATGTAAATGTTTCTGTGGGAACTATTTTTTCAGTTTACAGAAGAATTACACCAATAGGGACACCAGTTACACTTGAAGATTTTTTGCAACCAGGAGTTAATCAAGTTGCAGCAGGGTATGTAATTTACGGAACTTCAACAATGTTGGTTTACACAACTGGACATGGAGTAAATGGATTTACGTTAAATCCTGCAATTGGAACATTCTATTTGTCACATCCAAATATGAAATATTCAAAAGATGGAAAAATTTACTCTGTTAATGAAGGGAACTACGTTCATTTTCCACAAGGAGTAAAAGATTATATTAAGTATTGTCAACATGAAGAAGACGACAGGCCTTATACTTCGAGATATATCGGAAGTTTAGTTTCTGATTTTCATCGAAACATGATTAAAGGAGGAATTTATTTGTACCCAACAAGTAGCAAAGCGCCAAAAGGAAAGCTTCGTTTATTGTACGAATGTAATCCGATGGCATTTATAGCAGAGCAAGCAGGAGGGAAAGCATCTGATGGTTTTAATAGAATTATGGAGGTTAATCCGACTGAATTACACCAACGTGTTCCATTCTTTTGTGGAAGCTACAATATGGTCGAAAAAGCAGAAGAGTTTATGCTTAAAGCAGCTAAGTAA
- a CDS encoding FAD-dependent oxidoreductase: MFDVLIIGGGVSSMSCALVLGSAQNKPFAIDKKIGVFTHQKSSSLQDALFNNAYGIPPGKLGSELLSESTEHLNQEYPHITQIPNEKVIKIEGEYPEFLITTNKSTYKTKIIVVGIGSANTFAIEGLTQYIEPHKKALPEKQRIQLKNIDHKVTEGVYVIGTLAGWRSQLSIAAGSGAAVATDILTLWNNGVQTHAHDSTR, from the coding sequence ATGTTTGACGTTTTAATTATTGGCGGTGGCGTATCAAGTATGTCCTGTGCACTTGTTTTAGGATCTGCACAAAACAAACCTTTTGCCATTGATAAAAAAATTGGGGTTTTTACGCATCAAAAAAGCTCTTCTCTCCAAGATGCTCTTTTCAACAATGCTTACGGTATTCCACCTGGAAAATTAGGTTCTGAATTATTATCTGAAAGTACTGAGCATCTAAATCAGGAATACCCACATATTACACAAATACCAAATGAAAAAGTAATAAAAATCGAAGGTGAATATCCTGAGTTTTTAATTACCACCAACAAAAGCACATACAAAACTAAAATAATAGTTGTTGGAATTGGTTCTGCAAATACTTTTGCTATCGAAGGTTTAACTCAATATATTGAACCCCACAAAAAAGCACTTCCCGAAAAACAACGAATTCAGTTAAAAAACATTGATCACAAAGTTACTGAAGGAGTCTATGTTATTGGTACTCTGGCTGGCTGGAGAAGCCAACTATCTATTGCCGCAGGAAGTGGTGCTGCCGTTGCTACCGACATCTTAACGCTATGGAATAACGGTGTACAGACTCATGCGCACGATAGTACGCGATAA
- a CDS encoding S41 family peptidase → MKFNTKYLPIVIGAALALGTVLGSLLSTPAQDQFLAKNNSKNKLNKLIDFINNEYVDSVNTDSIVNLTVDNILSKLDPHSVYIPPSELAEVAESMKGDFVGIGVNFYMYRDSVAIIKPIENGPSAKAGILAGDRILYVGKTKLFGRKLPSDSLFAKLKGKKGTEIELTVYRKSEQKKLKVKIKRDIIPIKSVDVSILLDKNTGYIKINRFAETTYAEFKSGLTKLKKKGIQSLIIDLRDNGGGYMEEAVAIADEFLKDKQLIVFTKNKNGDIEKTYATGKGSFENGKVSVLINENSASASEILAGAIQDNDRGNIIGRRSFGKGLVQREMDFNDGSAVRLTVARYYTPTGRSIQKPYDHGNEDYFKESDSRFSNGELYSKDSIKVVDSLKYKTPKGKIVYGGGGIVPDVFVPIEIEHGTEGAAYLLQTGIVGHFVFEQLDKNRKAFSGLNYQEFVVKMKSTDEYFNSFQKYLLKNGLNLKLEKNKAIINRYITAEFARQLYGEIYYYDVILKNDAMIKAVLNQKK, encoded by the coding sequence ATGAAATTCAATACTAAATATTTACCAATAGTTATTGGAGCAGCTTTGGCTCTAGGAACTGTACTTGGAAGCTTATTAAGCACACCAGCACAGGATCAATTTTTGGCTAAAAACAACTCAAAGAATAAGCTGAATAAATTAATTGATTTCATTAATAATGAGTATGTTGATAGTGTAAATACAGATTCTATTGTTAATCTTACAGTCGATAATATTCTGTCAAAATTAGATCCTCATTCCGTTTATATTCCACCAAGTGAATTAGCAGAAGTTGCTGAGAGTATGAAAGGTGATTTTGTTGGAATTGGTGTGAATTTTTATATGTACAGAGATTCTGTGGCAATAATAAAACCAATAGAAAATGGACCTTCGGCAAAAGCAGGAATTCTGGCTGGAGATAGGATTTTATATGTTGGAAAAACTAAATTATTCGGGCGAAAACTTCCGTCAGATAGTTTATTTGCTAAATTAAAAGGAAAAAAAGGAACAGAGATAGAACTTACGGTTTATCGAAAATCAGAACAAAAGAAATTAAAAGTTAAAATAAAAAGAGATATTATTCCTATAAAGAGTGTTGATGTGTCTATTTTATTGGATAAAAACACGGGTTATATAAAGATAAACCGTTTTGCTGAAACAACTTACGCAGAATTTAAATCAGGCTTAACCAAGCTAAAGAAAAAGGGGATTCAGTCGTTAATTATCGATCTTCGTGACAACGGAGGAGGCTATATGGAAGAAGCCGTTGCAATTGCTGATGAATTCTTGAAAGACAAACAGCTTATCGTTTTTACTAAAAATAAGAATGGAGATATAGAAAAGACATATGCTACAGGAAAGGGTAGTTTTGAAAATGGTAAAGTATCAGTATTGATTAATGAAAACAGTGCTTCGGCCAGTGAAATTTTAGCAGGGGCAATTCAGGATAACGACAGAGGAAATATAATAGGCCGTCGTTCGTTTGGAAAAGGATTGGTACAACGCGAAATGGATTTTAATGATGGATCGGCAGTTCGATTAACAGTTGCAAGATATTACACCCCAACTGGACGTTCTATACAAAAACCATATGACCATGGAAATGAAGATTATTTTAAAGAATCCGATTCTCGTTTTAGTAATGGAGAATTATATAGTAAGGACAGTATTAAGGTTGTCGATTCGTTAAAATATAAAACGCCAAAAGGTAAAATTGTTTATGGTGGTGGCGGTATTGTGCCAGATGTTTTTGTGCCTATCGAAATAGAACATGGCACTGAAGGTGCTGCTTATTTATTGCAAACTGGAATTGTTGGACATTTTGTTTTTGAACAATTGGATAAAAATAGAAAAGCATTTTCGGGATTGAATTACCAAGAATTTGTTGTGAAAATGAAGTCAACAGATGAATATTTTAATTCTTTCCAGAAGTATCTTCTTAAAAATGGATTGAATTTAAAATTAGAAAAAAACAAAGCAATAATTAATCGTTATATTACGGCCGAATTTGCCAGACAATTGTATGGTGAGATTTATTACTACGATGTCATTCTTAAAAATGATGCAATGATTAAGGCTGTTTTGAATCAGAAAAAATAA
- a CDS encoding MarC family protein, translating to MLEIDLKEIITVGMVLFAVIDIVGSIPIIVNLRSKVGHIESEKASIVAGLIMIIFLFIGEGFLKIIGIDVHSFAVAGSFVLFFLALEMILGIHIYRDEEASSASIVPLAFPLIAGAGTMTTLLSLRSQFHTINIVIAIILNITLVYIVLKSSSKIEKMLGKNGLGVVRKTFGVVLLAIAVKLFAANVKGLFV from the coding sequence ATGCTAGAAATAGACTTAAAAGAAATAATTACTGTCGGAATGGTACTCTTTGCTGTAATTGATATTGTTGGTTCTATTCCTATTATTGTTAACCTAAGGTCAAAAGTTGGACATATAGAATCCGAAAAAGCATCAATAGTTGCTGGTTTAATAATGATCATCTTCCTTTTTATTGGAGAAGGATTCTTAAAAATAATCGGTATCGATGTACATTCTTTTGCTGTAGCAGGATCTTTTGTCTTGTTTTTTCTTGCTTTAGAAATGATATTAGGAATCCATATATATCGTGATGAAGAAGCTAGTTCCGCATCTATTGTTCCGCTAGCCTTTCCTTTAATCGCAGGAGCCGGAACGATGACCACGCTACTTTCATTACGTTCACAGTTTCACACTATAAATATTGTAATCGCAATTATACTTAATATAACTCTTGTATATATTGTTTTAAAATCATCTTCAAAAATCGAAAAAATGCTAGGAAAAAACGGACTTGGCGTGGTTCGTAAGACATTTGGAGTCGTACTTTTGGCTATTGCTGTTAAATTATTCGCAGCTAATGTTAAAGGTTTGTTTGTCTAA
- a CDS encoding redoxin domain-containing protein — MKKYLKITLLIAFMGILLFLGHKIVSKINQKKEIAQNIKSIPEFLYQDINGGLFTKKNLKKGTATIFIYFNTECEFCNEEAKMIKENMKYLNDFQLIFVSFEKNESIKKFAQEYQLNTYNNIHFLCDDKVTFASTFDINTLPYLILYDKEQNLITKIKGQIKIETLIQKMNAN, encoded by the coding sequence ATGAAAAAATATCTAAAAATTACTCTTCTTATAGCATTTATGGGTATTTTACTTTTTTTAGGTCACAAAATAGTATCTAAAATAAATCAAAAAAAAGAAATTGCTCAAAACATAAAAAGCATTCCTGAATTTTTATATCAAGATATAAATGGAGGACTTTTTACCAAAAAAAATCTAAAAAAAGGAACTGCAACTATTTTTATTTATTTTAATACAGAATGCGAATTTTGCAATGAAGAAGCTAAAATGATTAAAGAAAACATGAAGTATTTAAATGATTTTCAATTAATTTTTGTCTCATTTGAAAAAAACGAAAGCATAAAAAAATTTGCTCAGGAATATCAACTAAATACGTATAACAACATTCATTTTCTATGTGATGACAAAGTTACTTTCGCTTCTACTTTTGACATAAATACATTACCTTATTTAATACTTTATGATAAGGAACAAAACTTAATAACTAAAATAAAAGGACAAATAAAAATCGAAACTTTGATCCAAAAAATGAATGCCAATTAA
- a CDS encoding aspartate kinase, with the protein MRVFKFGGASVKDAEGIKNVYDVLQKVGYEDVLLVVSAMGKTTNALEVVIKNYFEKSSELNASVQEVKKYHNQILLDLFENEKHEVFTAVNAFFSELEYFLAHNKSPNYNFVYDQIVSFGELISTTILSHFMNFMGVQTQWIDVRNFIKTNATYRDAEVDWELTQKNIGKNVKRNILNITQGFLGADENNFTTTLGREGSDYTAAIFAYCLNAESVTIWKDVPGVMNADPRYFENASLLNQISYREAIELAFYGATVIHPKTLQPLQKKEIPLYVKSFINPLLKGTSVSKGVDLEPYLPCFIVKRNQLLISLSSIDFSFIMEENISEIFALFHEFKIKVNLIQNSAISFSVCVEDKFENFNDLNAILSKKFKVDFSENVTLYTIRHFDDKAAETVEENKVVLLKQVSRETMQVVTKDID; encoded by the coding sequence ATGAGAGTATTCAAATTTGGTGGTGCCTCAGTGAAAGATGCTGAAGGAATTAAAAACGTATATGACGTTTTGCAAAAAGTAGGTTACGAAGATGTATTGCTTGTGGTTTCGGCTATGGGAAAAACCACAAACGCTCTAGAAGTTGTAATAAAGAATTATTTTGAGAAATCAAGCGAGTTAAATGCATCTGTTCAAGAAGTAAAAAAATACCACAACCAAATATTGCTGGATTTATTCGAAAATGAAAAGCATGAAGTTTTTACTGCTGTAAATGCGTTCTTTTCAGAATTAGAATATTTTCTTGCCCATAATAAATCTCCTAATTATAACTTTGTCTATGATCAAATTGTAAGTTTTGGGGAGTTAATTTCGACTACTATTTTAAGTCATTTCATGAATTTCATGGGCGTTCAGACCCAATGGATTGATGTACGTAACTTCATAAAAACTAACGCAACTTACAGAGATGCTGAAGTAGATTGGGAATTAACTCAAAAAAATATTGGTAAAAATGTAAAGCGAAATATACTGAACATAACTCAAGGTTTCTTAGGTGCCGATGAAAACAACTTCACTACAACTTTGGGCCGTGAAGGTTCTGACTACACTGCCGCAATTTTTGCTTATTGCTTAAATGCCGAAAGTGTTACCATCTGGAAAGACGTTCCTGGAGTGATGAATGCTGACCCTCGTTATTTTGAAAATGCAAGTTTACTTAATCAAATTTCATATCGTGAGGCTATCGAATTGGCATTTTACGGAGCAACGGTTATTCATCCAAAAACATTACAGCCTTTACAAAAAAAAGAAATTCCACTATATGTAAAATCTTTTATCAACCCATTATTAAAAGGAACAAGCGTTTCTAAGGGTGTTGATTTAGAACCTTACTTACCTTGCTTCATTGTAAAGAGAAACCAACTTCTAATTTCTCTTTCATCAATAGATTTTTCTTTTATTATGGAAGAAAATATCAGTGAAATTTTTGCCTTATTCCATGAGTTTAAAATAAAAGTGAATTTAATTCAAAACTCAGCGATTAGTTTTTCTGTTTGTGTAGAAGATAAATTTGAAAATTTCAATGATTTGAATGCTATCCTTTCGAAAAAATTCAAAGTTGATTTCAGTGAGAATGTTACCCTATATACTATTCGTCATTTTGATGATAAAGCAGCAGAAACTGTTGAAGAAAACAAAGTAGTTTTACTAAAACAGGTGAGTCGTGAAACCATGCAAGTAGTAACAAAAGACATCGATTAA
- a CDS encoding GNAT family N-acetyltransferase, with the protein MNIRKGNPDDMKAVLGLIQELAIFENEPDAVLVTESDLVRDGFGENPLFHVFVAEVDAEIVGIALYYYRFSTWKGKTIHLEDLIVKDKMRGSGLGMALYSKIMEQAKKDKVRRVEWNVLDWNTPAVKFYENSGAKVFEEWRVVQMDETGIDTFLEKK; encoded by the coding sequence ATGAATATTAGAAAAGGAAACCCTGATGACATGAAAGCTGTTTTAGGCTTAATTCAGGAACTAGCCATATTCGAAAATGAACCAGATGCAGTTTTGGTTACAGAGAGCGATTTAGTTCGTGATGGTTTTGGAGAAAATCCTCTTTTTCATGTATTTGTAGCCGAGGTCGATGCCGAAATAGTTGGAATTGCCTTATACTATTACCGATTTTCAACCTGGAAAGGCAAAACAATACATTTAGAAGATTTAATTGTTAAAGACAAAATGCGTGGATCTGGTTTAGGAATGGCATTATATTCCAAAATAATGGAGCAGGCAAAAAAAGACAAAGTAAGAAGAGTCGAATGGAATGTACTAGATTGGAATACTCCTGCAGTTAAATTCTATGAAAACTCTGGAGCCAAAGTCTTCGAAGAATGGCGTGTTGTTCAAATGGATGAAACTGGAATCGATACTTTTTTAGAAAAAAAATAA
- a CDS encoding helix-turn-helix transcriptional regulator, which yields MNIFVGNKLKKLRKSEDLSQEQVANSLRVSQSTYARIERGESSSWASHINTICEVFKISPEDLIKEEDKEESNNLNGTLIINQLSDKVIEQYEARIKELKKVIKDLKRKRDL from the coding sequence ATGAATATATTTGTAGGTAATAAGCTTAAGAAATTGCGTAAAAGTGAGGATTTGTCGCAAGAACAAGTAGCGAATTCTTTACGTGTGTCGCAATCTACTTATGCACGTATAGAAAGGGGAGAGAGTAGTTCATGGGCTAGCCATATTAATACAATATGTGAGGTTTTCAAGATAAGTCCAGAAGATTTAATTAAGGAAGAGGATAAAGAAGAAAGCAACAATTTAAATGGAACTTTGATCATTAACCAATTGTCAGATAAAGTGATAGAACAATACGAAGCGCGAATAAAAGAGTTGAAAAAAGTAATAAAAGATTTAAAAAGAAAGCGAGATTTATAA
- a CDS encoding nuclear transport factor 2 family protein: protein MEINTIVNAEIELLTAVKNADVLALEKFLHDDLLFNLPDGQTITKEIDLDSYRSGKMEIEVLEASDQIISVIGDTAVVGVTVLLRGKYDDKPLDGIFRYGRVWKQFDENVRVIAGSCVQLK from the coding sequence ATGGAAATAAATACTATTGTAAATGCTGAAATCGAGCTATTAACTGCTGTTAAAAATGCAGATGTTTTGGCTCTGGAAAAATTTCTTCACGATGATTTGTTGTTTAATTTACCAGATGGACAAACAATCACTAAGGAGATCGATTTAGATTCATATCGTTCAGGTAAAATGGAAATCGAAGTACTAGAAGCATCAGATCAAATTATTAGTGTAATTGGTGATACTGCTGTTGTAGGAGTCACTGTTTTATTAAGAGGGAAATATGATGATAAGCCCTTAGATGGAATTTTTAGATACGGTAGAGTTTGGAAACAATTTGATGAGAATGTAAGAGTTATTGCTGGTAGCTGTGTGCAATTGAAGTAG
- a CDS encoding TerB family tellurite resistance protein: protein MSFSDLFDSEFKLRNKGHFSAIVRVALADGKTNQEEKAFLDKLASRLEISDEEYKEILADPMKHPINAPYLYSQRLERLYDLARMVHVDHQMGDSQEIMLRRFGLALGFTPGNVNYIIAKALSLVDKKVDLDTFTFEMQNMNK from the coding sequence ATGTCATTTTCAGATTTATTTGATAGCGAATTTAAACTAAGAAATAAAGGTCACTTTTCGGCTATTGTTCGCGTAGCCCTTGCTGATGGAAAAACAAACCAAGAAGAAAAAGCCTTTTTAGACAAGTTAGCTTCTCGATTAGAAATTTCAGACGAAGAATACAAAGAGATTCTTGCTGACCCAATGAAACACCCAATAAACGCACCTTATTTGTATTCTCAACGTTTAGAGCGTTTATACGATTTGGCTCGTATGGTACACGTAGATCACCAAATGGGGGACAGTCAAGAAATTATGCTAAGAAGATTTGGATTAGCACTAGGATTTACTCCTGGAAACGTAAACTACATCATTGCAAAAGCACTTTCATTAGTAGATAAAAAAGTAGATTTAGATACTTTTACTTTCGAAATGCAGAATATGAATAAATAA